A window of Notolabrus celidotus isolate fNotCel1 chromosome 11, fNotCel1.pri, whole genome shotgun sequence contains these coding sequences:
- the si:dkey-183p4.10 gene encoding FK506-binding protein 5: protein MEQSFADLLSDAFSETSGPVFVEDDMDFENLNFGEENKTGISEESQQTKEDNGLHQEATSAPQAEDVNMAETDDKGQSDEEDFQGVGVTSVDKTQEEGYTSSEEDSEQEGSVSEDDEDSEEEEEEEDLRAGEEPGDLLMSVCCAGYREEMILVEGLPPDPQGAENAQDRNTEQGEKEVSYFERVPERGSEMGIKGDGSEDDEKEREEAKQEDSSDSEHEDMKIKQEEEEEEEEENRCFVQEVENPYREDHEREKWSLEFPEISVRNLQDLLAEVEGEESVENVEDFSGEEHQEAGESFADYPSDFSSCEYVEEKHQLRQSSSDANQDASLEGDRTCAERGEDIDKEEDEYLYSRNLEDDDDDYLRDLNGTSGRKDEGMLELPEGDAGCDDDVETDPSDSCSSSDDKDEVKRSDEEPDIYTENKIKQLEETQLHRNSPEFSCWSTSGNYHRENAAGLDINWNPNVSTTSALQIEDLLTTEDIDRVETLLSDVTRPAEDVYLAVQRGDPNTTIFSNQGSVDDGFFFNTEVESSGVTVLSQQGDDEYEEERNWDQEQERIKAFYKFYDNGDKDEGGEERQTKVQFCADPLSRVIHFETDSDRDSTSTSTDVEEDLSSAETSEQELQEPVNNNMEKKPALDPPNTEIPKDVPDLRTAPVCTRKQKCVNMLKLTLKMVAVILMGLLMFWLVTDQGEMFNPVSFMMGKA, encoded by the exons ATGGAACAAAGTTTTGCTGATCTACTAAGTGATGCATTTTCAG AAACATCTGGTCCTGTGTTTGTTGAAGACGATATGGATTTTGAGAATTTGAATTTTGGCGAAGAGAACAAAACAGGCATCTCTGAGGAAAGCCAGCAAACAAAGGAAGACAATGGTCTGCACCAGGAAGCCACTTCTGCACCTCAAGCTGAGGATGTAAACATGGCAGAAACTGATGATAAAGGCCAGTCAGATGAGGAGGATTTTCAAGGTGTAGGGGTCACGAGTGTGGACAAAACCCAGGAGGAGGGTTATACAAGCTCAGAGGAAGATTCTGAACAAGAaggatctgtttctgaagatgatgaagatagtgaggaagaggaagaagaagaggatctCAGAGCAGGAGAGGAACCTGGAGACTTGTTGATGTCAGTTTGCTGTGCTGGTTATAGAGAGGAAATGATCCTTGTAGAGGGACTACCTCCGGACCCTCAGGGTGCTGAAAACGCCCAAGATAGAAACACAGAGCAAGGTGAAAAGGAGGTGTCCTATTTTGAGAGAGTCCCTGAACGTGGCAGTGAGATGGGGATAAAAGGTGACGGGAGTGAAGATgatgagaaagagagggaggaagcaaAGCAAGAGGACTCATCTGACTCTGAGCATGAGGACATGAAAATcaaacaagaggaagaagaagaagaagaagaagagaatcgGTGCTTCGTGCAGGAGGTTGAAAATCCTTACAGAGAAGACCACGAGAGGGAGAAATGGAGTCTGGAGTTTCCAGAAATATCTGTAAGAAATCTGCAGGATCTCCTCGCTGAAGTTGAGGGTGAGGAGAGTGTGGAGAATGTAGAGGATTTCTCTGGGGAGGAGCACCAAGAGGCAGGTGAGAGCTTTGCAGATTATCCCTCAGACTTTTCTTCCTGTGAGTATGTAGAAGAAAAACATCAGTTACGTCAAAGCAGTTCAGATGCAAATCAAGATGCCTCCCTGGAAGGAGACAGAACCTGCGCGGAAAGAGGTGAGGATATAGACAAGGAGGAAGACGAGTACCTGTACAGCAGAAATTTAgaagatgacgatgatgatTACTTGAGGGACCTGAATGGGACAAGTGGGAGAAAAGACGAAGGGATGTTAGAGCTCCCTGAAGGAGACGCAGGGTGTGATGATGACGTTGAGACAGATCCGAGTGATTCCTGCAGCTCCAGTGATGATAAGGATGAGGTAAAGAGGAGTGATGAGGAACCGGACATatacactgaaaacaaaatcaaacaactaGAAGAGACTCAGCTTCACAGAAACAGCCCAGAGTTTTCCTGCTGGAGCACATCAGGCAACTACCACAGAGAGAACGCAGCAGGTCTCGACATAAACTGGAATCCAAATGTGTCAACAACGTCTGCCCTTCAGATTGAAGACCTGTTAACCACAGAGGACATAGACAGGGTGGAAACACTGCTCTCGGATGTGACTCGTCCTGCTGAAGACGTCTATTTAGCCGTACAGAGAGGAGACCCCAATACAACAATCTTCTCCAACCAGGGATCTGTGGACGATGGcttcttcttcaacactgaAGTTGAATCCTCCGGTGTCACTGTGCTGTCACAGCAAGGAGATGATGAGTACGAAGAGGAGAGGAACTGGGATCAAGAGCAGGAGAGAATTAAAGCTTTCTACAAGTTTTATGACAACGGTGACaaagatgaaggaggagaag aGAGGCAGACTAAAGTCCAGTTTTGTGCAGATCCTTTGTCTCGAGTCATTCACTTTGAAACCGACAG tgACAGAGATTCAACCAGCACCTCCACAGATGTGGAAGAGGACCTGAGCTCTGCAGAAACATCTGAG CAGGAGTTACAGGAGCCTGTGAACAACAACATGGAAAAGAAACCTGCTTTGGATCCACCAAACACTGAGATACCGAAGGATGTGCCAGATCTCAGGACTGCACCAGTTTGTACCAGGAAACAAAAA TGTGTCAACATGCTGAAGCTAACTCTGAAGATGGTTGCGGTGATATTGATGGGACTGTTGATGTTCTGGTTGGTCACAGACCAAGGAGAAATGTTCAACCCAGTCTCTTTCATGATGGGCAAAGCCTAA